The following are encoded in a window of Brevibacillus sp. DP1.3A genomic DNA:
- a CDS encoding PLP-dependent aminotransferase family protein, translated as MHKYLQLQNELETLIESLSYRDGDRLPSIRELASRYQCSKSTVIRTLDELEKRHLIYSVDRSGYYVVKKQRKIQPADTSMIDFATSAPDPDLFPYVDFQHCINKAIETYKNDLFIYGTTQGLPSLIAVIAKLLGNHQVFTDPGNIFITSGVQQALSLLCSLPFPNSKETVLIEQPSYHLFIESLQVRKHPVVGIKRTAQGIDLEELESIFRTGEIKFFYTMPRYHSPLGTSYSRKDKQRIVELAQQYDVYIVEDDYMADLEHDSKADPLFTYDRFSRTIYLKSYSKIIFPGLRLGVAVIPDALKDSFNQHKRLMDIDSSMLSQAALEIYLKSGMFERHKQKIRSSYQRRSNLLMASLNHFAANEEHLFTFQPFAYPGIHTHIVLNDSIPVPAVISQLKKRSILVDATDKNYLMGFPEENMLKLNVSYAKEAVIEQGIEVLMDVLRRIHR; from the coding sequence ATGCACAAATATTTGCAGCTTCAAAATGAACTTGAAACATTGATTGAAAGCCTCTCCTATCGAGACGGAGACCGGCTTCCCTCCATTCGGGAGCTCGCCTCTCGCTACCAATGCAGCAAGAGCACTGTAATCCGCACTTTGGATGAGCTCGAAAAGCGTCACCTCATCTACTCGGTCGACCGAAGCGGCTACTACGTCGTGAAAAAACAAAGGAAGATCCAACCCGCAGATACGTCCATGATCGATTTTGCGACCTCTGCTCCCGATCCTGACCTCTTTCCTTATGTCGATTTTCAACACTGCATCAATAAAGCAATTGAAACCTATAAAAACGATCTTTTCATATATGGAACCACACAAGGCTTGCCGTCGCTCATTGCCGTCATCGCCAAGCTGCTTGGGAACCATCAGGTTTTTACGGACCCGGGTAATATTTTCATTACCTCCGGTGTCCAACAAGCTCTATCCTTGCTGTGCAGTCTTCCTTTTCCAAATAGCAAGGAAACGGTTCTGATTGAGCAGCCCAGCTACCATCTTTTCATTGAAAGCTTGCAAGTACGCAAGCATCCTGTCGTCGGGATCAAACGCACTGCCCAAGGAATCGATTTAGAAGAGCTGGAGTCTATTTTCCGAACGGGAGAGATCAAGTTTTTCTATACGATGCCTCGCTATCATAGTCCGCTCGGTACGTCGTACAGCCGAAAGGATAAACAGCGCATTGTGGAGCTTGCCCAACAGTACGACGTCTATATTGTAGAAGACGATTACATGGCAGACCTTGAGCATGACAGCAAAGCTGATCCCCTCTTTACCTACGATCGCTTTTCTCGCACCATCTATTTAAAAAGCTATTCCAAAATTATTTTTCCCGGGCTGCGTTTGGGTGTGGCCGTTATACCTGACGCGCTAAAGGATTCCTTCAACCAGCACAAGCGACTCATGGATATCGACAGCTCCATGCTATCTCAAGCTGCGTTGGAAATTTACCTAAAAAGCGGAATGTTCGAGCGTCACAAGCAAAAAATACGCAGTTCCTATCAACGGCGATCCAACCTTCTGATGGCGTCCTTGAACCATTTTGCGGCGAATGAAGAGCATCTGTTCACCTTTCAGCCCTTTGCGTATCCGGGGATTCATACGCACATTGTTTTGAACGATTCCATCCCGGTCCCTGCTGTTATCAGCCAGCTCAAAAAACGCTCGATCCTCGTGGATGCTACTGACAAAAATTACTTGATGGGCTTTCCGGAAGAAAATATGTTGAAGCTGAATGTGTCCTATGCCAAGGAAGCAGTGATTGAGCAAGGGATTGAGGTGTTGATGGATGTGTTACGCCGTATTCACCGATAA
- a CDS encoding ABC transporter permease has product MGALFVLPMLMIAILSFLKRGTYGQVVYEFTLNNYIRIFDPLYGQIFWDTLVVAVLTTVFSILCGYPLAYYISRLEKSTQQIWLLLVMIPFWINFLVRSYAWVIILRSQGVINTFLQSLGIISEPLPLLYNSGSVLLGMVYTLLPFMVLPIYVSLEQMDRRKLEAAYDLGATPWKAFWHVTLPMTKTGVVTGSILVFVSSIGMFVVPDVMGGAKSALIGNVIQNQFLSARDWPFGSALSIVLMLLSMLLILLYFRATKASETKEGSA; this is encoded by the coding sequence ATGGGTGCGCTTTTCGTCCTGCCTATGCTTATGATCGCTATACTGTCTTTCCTCAAAAGAGGCACATACGGGCAAGTTGTCTATGAGTTTACGCTGAACAATTACATCCGTATTTTCGATCCGCTGTATGGCCAAATTTTTTGGGATACGCTGGTCGTAGCGGTTTTAACAACTGTATTTTCGATCTTGTGCGGCTATCCGTTAGCGTATTACATTTCACGACTGGAAAAATCGACGCAGCAAATATGGCTTTTGCTCGTGATGATTCCGTTTTGGATCAACTTCTTGGTCCGTTCCTATGCGTGGGTAATCATCCTGCGTTCGCAAGGTGTAATCAATACGTTCCTGCAATCGCTGGGCATTATTTCGGAGCCGCTGCCGCTTCTGTACAATTCGGGTTCTGTCCTGCTCGGGATGGTGTACACACTCTTGCCGTTCATGGTACTGCCGATTTATGTGTCGCTGGAGCAGATGGATCGTCGTAAGCTGGAAGCAGCGTATGATCTGGGCGCAACGCCTTGGAAAGCTTTCTGGCATGTGACTCTGCCGATGACCAAGACGGGTGTCGTCACTGGGTCGATCCTTGTATTTGTTTCTTCCATCGGGATGTTCGTCGTTCCGGATGTCATGGGAGGAGCGAAATCGGCTCTGATCGGAAACGTCATTCAAAATCAATTTTTGTCTGCGCGTGACTGGCCGTTTGGTTCTGCCTTGTCCATCGTGCTGATGCTATTGTCCATGCTGTTGATTCTTCTTTATTTCCGCGCTACCAAAGCGAGTGAGACAAAGGAGGGATCAGCATGA
- a CDS encoding TetR/AcrR family transcriptional regulator encodes MSKRGRPRDFDYTSIVDVAMKTFWSKGYNGCSTHDLCSDTGLGKGSLYNTFGSKQDLYLAVVEHYHDTGIREQRALLESQGSVKERLQNFLAWALVEDFESTNPKGCLLINAGLERAKDDPKIEEIVSRHVELLKQTVEKVMEEGLRTGEISKKRSALDLASLFLSSYYGFRVLNTSTQNRTLAEQIMNGTMESIFGA; translated from the coding sequence TTGAGCAAACGCGGCAGACCTCGTGATTTTGATTACACTTCGATTGTAGATGTGGCCATGAAAACATTTTGGTCAAAAGGCTACAATGGTTGTTCGACGCATGATTTATGCAGCGATACTGGACTAGGTAAAGGCAGCTTGTACAATACGTTTGGCAGCAAACAGGACCTTTATCTAGCGGTGGTGGAACACTATCACGATACTGGGATTCGTGAACAGCGGGCATTATTGGAAAGTCAGGGTTCCGTGAAAGAACGGTTGCAAAATTTTTTAGCTTGGGCATTAGTGGAAGACTTTGAATCAACGAATCCAAAGGGATGTTTGCTGATCAATGCGGGATTGGAACGGGCAAAAGACGATCCCAAGATTGAAGAAATAGTCTCCAGACATGTTGAGCTTCTCAAGCAAACCGTGGAAAAAGTGATGGAGGAAGGCTTGCGAACGGGCGAAATCTCCAAAAAACGATCTGCTTTGGATTTGGCTAGCCTATTTTTAAGCAGTTACTACGGCTTCCGTGTGTTGAATACATCCACACAGAATCGGACATTGGCTGAACAAATCATGAATGGCACCATGGAATCTATCTTCGGCGCGTAA
- the rbsK gene encoding ribokinase yields MKIAVVGSINMDLVTHVHHLPKAGETIASHHFELIPGGKGANQAVAASRLGAHVSMIGMVGEDENGRVMLGGLTDAHVHIEGIKCSGTTGMAFINVSDDGENNIVLVPGANALVSTEHIADNLSILKDSDIVLLQLEIPMHVVEYTVKEAARLGKLVILNPAPARELSSELLTHVHTLTPNETELSILTGMPVSTIDEVQAAAKKLLSGGPKRVIVTLGEKGALIVTADEATHIPAFRVEPVDTTAAGDSFTAAFAVGITQGMIETEAATFASKVAAIVVTRNGAQPSLPTFEDVQAYSF; encoded by the coding sequence GCAAGCCATCACTTCGAGCTGATCCCGGGTGGAAAGGGAGCGAATCAGGCAGTAGCAGCGTCTCGCCTGGGGGCGCATGTCTCCATGATTGGAATGGTAGGAGAAGATGAGAACGGCCGGGTCATGCTGGGAGGGCTAACGGATGCGCACGTTCACATAGAGGGGATCAAATGCTCGGGTACGACAGGCATGGCTTTTATCAATGTTAGTGATGATGGAGAAAATAACATCGTGCTCGTTCCTGGAGCGAATGCGCTCGTTAGCACCGAGCATATTGCAGACAATCTGTCTATTTTAAAGGACAGCGACATCGTATTGCTCCAACTGGAAATCCCGATGCATGTCGTGGAATATACAGTCAAAGAGGCTGCTCGACTCGGCAAGCTGGTCATTTTAAATCCGGCACCTGCACGCGAGCTATCCAGTGAGTTATTAACCCATGTACATACCTTAACCCCAAATGAAACAGAGCTTTCTATTCTCACGGGAATGCCTGTATCCACGATAGACGAAGTGCAAGCCGCAGCCAAAAAGCTTTTGTCTGGGGGACCAAAGCGCGTCATCGTGACGTTGGGGGAAAAGGGCGCTCTCATAGTAACCGCCGATGAGGCGACCCATATCCCGGCTTTCCGCGTAGAGCCAGTGGATACAACTGCGGCCGGAGATTCCTTTACAGCAGCTTTTGCGGTTGGGATCACACAAGGAATGATAGAAACCGAAGCGGCCACTTTCGCCAGCAAAGTAGCAGCGATTGTCGTGACAAGGAACGGTGCTCAACCATCCCTGCCTACTTTCGAAGACGTACAAGCATACTCTTTTTAA
- a CDS encoding ABC transporter permease: MKTLRRNALSGYSWLMLVFLYLPILILVLYSFNDSRINATWTGFTWKWYVSLFENRQVMQALMNSLTIGVISSVIATVLGTAAALAVKHYSIRWSNIFNGLMYLPIVIPEIMMGLALLVLFSQVQMELGKVTLILAHVTFSMPYVMVIISGRLADMGKELEEASQDLGATPWETLRYVTLPLIMPGIIAGFLMAFTLSLDDFIISFFVAGPNSTTLPLYIYGLVKRGVSPEVNALSTLLIVSTVLLVVVAEIFRRKDSKNNQSIF; the protein is encoded by the coding sequence ATGAAAACATTACGTCGAAACGCACTATCTGGATACTCGTGGCTGATGCTGGTCTTTTTGTATCTGCCAATTTTGATCCTTGTCCTTTATTCGTTCAATGATTCACGGATCAACGCTACGTGGACTGGTTTTACGTGGAAGTGGTACGTTTCTTTGTTTGAAAACAGGCAGGTCATGCAAGCGCTGATGAACAGTTTGACGATTGGGGTTATCAGCAGCGTTATTGCAACGGTTTTGGGTACGGCTGCCGCTCTGGCGGTCAAGCATTATTCGATTCGTTGGAGCAACATCTTCAACGGGCTGATGTACTTGCCGATCGTCATCCCGGAGATCATGATGGGATTGGCTTTACTCGTGCTGTTTAGCCAGGTACAGATGGAACTGGGGAAAGTGACCCTGATCCTGGCTCACGTTACGTTTAGCATGCCGTATGTGATGGTCATTATCTCTGGCCGTTTGGCTGATATGGGCAAAGAATTGGAAGAAGCTTCTCAAGATTTGGGAGCAACTCCTTGGGAGACATTGCGCTATGTGACGCTGCCTCTGATCATGCCAGGGATCATCGCAGGCTTCCTGATGGCGTTTACCCTGTCGCTGGACGATTTCATTATTTCGTTCTTTGTGGCTGGTCCGAATTCGACCACATTGCCACTCTACATTTACGGGTTGGTCAAACGAGGCGTTTCGCCAGAAGTGAATGCACTCTCGACACTTTTGATCGTGAGTACAGTGCTGTTGGTTGTGGTGGCAGAGATTTTCCGCCGCAAAGACTCGAAAAATAATCAATCCATCTTTTAG
- a CDS encoding ABC transporter ATP-binding protein, translating into MKKIIHLDSIEKRFADTVVVPSFSLSIEEGEFLTLLGPSGCGKTTLLRMIAGFEQPTTGEIFLDEKPLKAVAPYQRDMNMVFQQYALFPHMTVEQNILFGLKMKKVNAAEQQKRLEEVLQYVQLTELRKRMPKQLSGGQQQRVAIARAIINNPRVLLLDEPLGALDYQLRKSLQLELKNLQKNLGITFIYVTHDQEEAMAMSDRIAVMNKGRIEQIASPAEIYNSPQTLFVATFIGENNIFRENGTNAAVRPEKIKLYPVDSDKDKHKKLGTIADAVFLGNLRKVFIRLEGQEMTVMAHQYAGDGLDWQVGDQVAIGWAQTDEVILPC; encoded by the coding sequence ATGAAAAAAATTATACATCTGGATTCAATTGAAAAGAGATTTGCAGATACTGTCGTCGTCCCCTCTTTTTCTCTCTCCATTGAAGAAGGGGAGTTTTTGACGTTACTCGGCCCGAGTGGCTGTGGGAAAACGACACTGCTGCGAATGATTGCTGGCTTTGAGCAGCCAACGACTGGGGAAATTTTCCTGGACGAAAAGCCACTTAAGGCTGTGGCGCCGTATCAGCGCGATATGAACATGGTGTTCCAGCAATATGCTTTGTTTCCACACATGACCGTGGAGCAAAACATCCTGTTTGGTTTGAAAATGAAAAAAGTAAACGCAGCTGAACAACAAAAGCGTTTGGAGGAAGTACTTCAGTACGTCCAACTGACAGAATTGCGGAAGCGCATGCCAAAGCAGCTGTCTGGCGGACAACAGCAACGCGTAGCAATCGCACGGGCGATTATTAACAACCCACGCGTTCTGCTTCTGGACGAGCCTCTAGGTGCTTTGGACTACCAATTGCGAAAAAGCTTGCAGCTCGAACTGAAAAACTTGCAGAAAAACTTAGGGATAACGTTCATTTACGTCACCCATGACCAAGAAGAAGCGATGGCAATGTCCGATCGCATCGCGGTTATGAACAAGGGACGAATTGAACAGATTGCTTCTCCAGCAGAGATTTACAACTCCCCGCAAACCTTGTTTGTGGCTACCTTTATTGGGGAAAACAACATTTTCCGGGAAAACGGAACGAATGCAGCCGTACGTCCAGAAAAGATCAAGTTGTACCCGGTTGACTCCGATAAGGACAAGCACAAGAAGCTGGGCACCATTGCTGACGCGGTGTTCCTCGGCAATTTGCGTAAGGTATTTATCCGCCTCGAGGGGCAGGAAATGACCGTAATGGCACACCAGTACGCAGGTGACGGTCTGGACTGGCAGGTGGGAGATCAAGTGGCCATTGGCTGGGCACAGACGGACGAGGTGATTCTTCCTTGTTAA
- a CDS encoding DMT family transporter, translating into MKDEQKAILAALLNAGITGLSFLFLKMALAVTNPVDTLAHRFTVAFIAASIPIVFGWIKLSIKPKDMLTIIPLAMLYPILFFTLQAFGLVYTTSSEAGIIQATVPIFTMIMAAFFLGESSTWLQKLSTLLSVGGVVYIFAMKGLSVSSGSGSSIGTILILLSAFSLAGYSVLARKMTKSFHYIDMTYMVALLGFLFFNGWSVIRHSAEGTLSTYFAPFASSAFIISIVFLGILSSLMTSFMTNFALSKMEASKLSVFNNLSTLVTIVAGVIFLQEQLAYYHLIGAVMIIIGVIGTNFLGAKAKKQNRTPQPKSTSV; encoded by the coding sequence ATGAAAGACGAACAAAAAGCGATTCTTGCGGCATTATTGAATGCAGGGATAACCGGCTTGTCGTTCTTGTTTCTGAAAATGGCACTCGCTGTAACCAATCCGGTTGATACTTTGGCACACCGTTTTACCGTGGCATTTATCGCTGCATCCATACCGATCGTGTTTGGGTGGATCAAGCTGTCCATCAAACCAAAAGACATGCTCACGATAATACCGCTCGCCATGCTTTACCCTATTCTGTTCTTTACCCTTCAGGCGTTTGGACTGGTGTATACCACTTCGTCTGAAGCGGGGATTATTCAAGCAACCGTTCCGATTTTTACTATGATCATGGCGGCATTCTTTTTGGGAGAGTCTTCTACGTGGCTGCAAAAGCTGTCCACGCTTTTATCCGTAGGAGGTGTCGTGTACATTTTTGCAATGAAGGGGCTCAGTGTAAGCTCAGGCTCAGGGAGCAGTATCGGTACCATTCTCATCCTGTTATCCGCGTTTTCTTTGGCGGGGTATAGTGTTCTGGCGAGGAAAATGACAAAGTCCTTTCATTATATAGACATGACGTATATGGTGGCGTTACTCGGATTTTTGTTTTTTAACGGCTGGTCAGTCATTCGCCATAGTGCAGAGGGGACCTTGTCGACGTATTTTGCCCCTTTCGCCAGCTCGGCGTTTATCATCTCGATTGTATTTTTGGGGATACTGTCCTCGCTCATGACGTCTTTTATGACCAACTTTGCCTTGTCCAAGATGGAAGCATCCAAACTCAGCGTGTTTAACAATTTGTCTACACTGGTTACCATTGTGGCAGGCGTCATCTTTTTGCAGGAACAACTGGCATACTACCATCTTATTGGCGCGGTGATGATTATTATCGGAGTGATTGGGACGAATTTCCTAGGGGCAAAAGCGAAAAAACAGAATCGCACGCCTCAACCGAAATCCACCTCAGTGTGA
- a CDS encoding ATP-dependent Clp protease ATP-binding subunit produces MHCEICKQREATVTVHIRLQNQQQKYDLCQDCKIKLTNKMGVGMGFSHFSSFSGLDEFLQGFAQGRVNPGKSSGQPQPQAPERGGGILDDLGRNLNDAARAGLIDPVIGREQEIERVIEILNRRNKNNPVLIGEPGVGKTAIAEGLALRITEGQVPTKLKNKQVYILDVASLVAGTGIRGQFEEKMKQVIAELQKRKNVILFVDEIHLLVGAGSAEGSMDAGNILKPALARGELQLIGATTLKEYRVIEKDAALERRLQPVMVKEPTVEQAIEILKGLRPKYEAFHQVAYSDDVIRASVEYSHRYIPDRFLPDKAIDLMDEVGSRLNLRSSAVDTVGLHERLAQINQEKKEATEQEAYERAARLRDEEAGILEKLDQIEGKEQRVQVDVTDIQALIEQKTGIPVTKLQSDEQMKMKNLAAHLEAKVIGQSEAVTQVAKAIRRSRAGLKPKNRPIASFLFVGPTGVGKTELSKALAEELFGTRDSMIRLDMSEYMEKHSVSKLIGSPPGYVGHEEAGQLTERVRRNPYSIILLDEIEKAHPDVMHMFLQILEDGRLTDSQGRTVNFKETVIIATSNAGVSERKISVGFGAKAPEPATVLDSLGAYFKPEFLNRFDSIISFAHLEKQDLVKIVDLLLQDVRGNLSEQGMEISVTDAAKEKLAELGYNPSFGARPLRRVIQQYVEDGIADLVMEEDNVTSMLIDVEDEGIRVKKG; encoded by the coding sequence ATGCATTGTGAAATCTGCAAACAACGAGAAGCAACTGTGACTGTTCATATACGCTTACAAAATCAGCAACAAAAATACGATTTGTGCCAGGATTGCAAAATAAAGCTGACCAACAAAATGGGAGTGGGCATGGGCTTTAGTCATTTCTCCTCCTTCTCTGGACTGGATGAGTTCCTGCAAGGCTTTGCCCAAGGCCGGGTGAACCCGGGCAAATCTTCCGGCCAACCTCAGCCACAAGCACCAGAGCGTGGTGGAGGCATCCTCGATGACCTGGGTCGTAATCTAAACGATGCGGCACGTGCCGGACTGATTGACCCTGTGATTGGACGCGAACAGGAAATTGAGCGTGTCATTGAGATTTTGAACCGACGGAACAAAAACAATCCGGTTTTGATCGGGGAGCCAGGGGTCGGGAAGACGGCGATTGCGGAGGGCCTCGCCCTGCGTATTACGGAAGGGCAAGTACCGACCAAGCTGAAAAACAAGCAGGTGTACATTTTAGATGTCGCCTCTCTAGTTGCAGGGACGGGAATTCGCGGACAGTTCGAGGAAAAAATGAAGCAAGTGATTGCCGAGCTGCAAAAACGCAAAAACGTCATCCTGTTTGTGGATGAGATTCATCTCTTGGTGGGAGCAGGCTCTGCGGAAGGATCCATGGATGCAGGGAACATCCTGAAGCCTGCACTGGCTCGCGGTGAGTTGCAGCTGATTGGGGCAACTACGTTAAAAGAGTATCGCGTGATTGAAAAAGACGCTGCTCTGGAGCGCCGCCTACAGCCAGTCATGGTCAAGGAACCAACCGTAGAGCAAGCCATCGAGATTTTAAAGGGATTGCGTCCAAAATACGAAGCATTCCACCAAGTCGCTTACTCGGATGATGTCATCCGTGCCTCCGTGGAATACTCCCATCGTTACATCCCGGATCGATTCTTGCCTGACAAGGCGATTGATCTCATGGATGAAGTGGGCTCGCGCTTGAACCTGAGATCCTCCGCAGTTGATACGGTAGGGCTGCATGAGCGGCTGGCGCAAATCAATCAGGAGAAAAAGGAAGCGACAGAGCAAGAGGCATACGAACGAGCTGCCCGTTTGAGAGACGAGGAAGCGGGCATTTTAGAGAAGCTGGATCAGATCGAGGGCAAGGAACAACGCGTACAGGTTGACGTCACGGACATCCAAGCCTTGATCGAGCAAAAGACTGGGATTCCTGTTACCAAGCTGCAAAGTGATGAGCAGATGAAAATGAAAAACCTAGCAGCTCATTTGGAAGCAAAAGTTATTGGTCAATCCGAGGCGGTCACACAAGTAGCGAAGGCGATTCGTCGCAGTCGTGCAGGTCTGAAACCGAAAAACAGACCGATTGCTTCCTTCCTGTTTGTCGGTCCGACAGGCGTAGGGAAGACAGAGCTGTCCAAAGCATTAGCAGAGGAGCTGTTTGGTACTCGTGATTCCATGATCCGCCTCGATATGAGTGAGTACATGGAGAAGCACTCGGTATCCAAATTGATCGGTTCTCCTCCTGGTTACGTCGGTCATGAAGAAGCAGGTCAGCTGACAGAGCGCGTACGCCGCAACCCGTACAGCATTATCCTGCTGGATGAGATCGAAAAAGCACACCCGGACGTGATGCACATGTTCCTACAAATTCTGGAGGATGGTCGTCTGACAGACAGTCAGGGTCGTACGGTGAATTTTAAGGAGACAGTCATCATTGCGACGAGCAATGCCGGTGTGAGCGAGCGTAAAATCTCCGTTGGCTTTGGAGCAAAAGCGCCCGAGCCTGCCACTGTGCTGGATTCTTTGGGAGCGTACTTCAAGCCGGAATTCCTGAATCGCTTCGACTCAATCATTTCCTTTGCCCATCTGGAAAAACAGGATTTGGTCAAAATTGTCGATCTGCTGCTGCAAGATGTAAGGGGCAATCTGTCTGAGCAAGGAATGGAGATCAGCGTGACAGATGCCGCAAAAGAAAAGCTGGCTGAGCTGGGCTACAACCCTTCCTTCGGGGCACGTCCATTGCGTCGCGTGATTCAGCAATATGTCGAAGATGGCATTGCGGATCTGGTGATGGAAGAGGACAATGTGACATCGATGCTGATTGATGTAGAAGATGAAGGAATTCGTGTCAAAAAAGGATAA
- a CDS encoding MFS transporter, with product MPSMIYLLAVAIFAMTTSEFMVAGMMNELADDFGVSIPSIGYFITVYAGAMVIGGPILTATLLHIHRKQALLSLVAVFFLGQSLGAMAWSYESMMLARIITGIASSAAFGISVSISASLVPPHSRGKAASIVLAGLMIATVIGLPLTTVIAQYFGWRMSFWAVAVVVLLSGILIQWLLPSSAQKDQMNGKDELSSFQNPHLWAAYATSMLIIGGTFAAFSYFTPILTDVTAFSDASIPYLLALYGIATVIGNIVIGRLADRFTMRILVTGLSILLAALVLFAVGAENQWIAVLSIVLIGLTGVAMNPAMIARVMNTAGSGTMVNTVHTSFITLGVAIGSSLGGIGISSGYGLVSPLWVGACLAVIGLLSIVPYLQKSKV from the coding sequence ATGCCGTCGATGATTTATTTGTTAGCGGTAGCAATTTTTGCGATGACGACTTCTGAATTTATGGTGGCCGGGATGATGAATGAGCTTGCCGATGATTTCGGTGTATCGATCCCCTCCATCGGGTATTTCATTACGGTGTATGCGGGTGCAATGGTGATAGGAGGTCCCATCCTAACAGCAACTCTTTTGCATATTCACCGAAAGCAAGCGCTGCTTTCTTTGGTTGCCGTCTTCTTTCTTGGCCAATCGCTGGGAGCAATGGCTTGGAGTTACGAGTCGATGATGCTTGCACGTATCATAACGGGTATTGCTTCATCCGCAGCGTTTGGCATCTCCGTCAGTATTTCAGCTAGCTTGGTTCCCCCTCATTCACGAGGAAAGGCAGCTTCGATTGTTTTGGCAGGCCTAATGATTGCCACTGTCATCGGACTCCCTCTGACAACCGTGATTGCACAATATTTCGGCTGGAGAATGAGCTTTTGGGCTGTTGCAGTAGTCGTATTGCTATCGGGGATTTTGATTCAATGGTTGCTCCCTTCCTCCGCACAAAAAGACCAGATGAACGGAAAGGATGAGCTTTCCAGTTTTCAAAATCCGCACCTTTGGGCCGCGTATGCAACGAGTATGCTGATCATTGGCGGTACCTTCGCAGCGTTTAGTTATTTTACTCCGATTCTTACGGATGTAACGGCATTTTCGGATGCGAGTATCCCGTATTTGCTCGCCCTTTATGGGATAGCGACCGTGATCGGAAATATCGTGATTGGCAGACTTGCTGATCGTTTTACCATGCGAATCCTTGTAACGGGATTAAGCATACTCTTAGCGGCATTGGTTCTGTTTGCCGTAGGCGCCGAAAATCAATGGATTGCTGTGCTGTCCATTGTTCTGATTGGCTTGACGGGTGTAGCGATGAATCCGGCCATGATCGCACGAGTCATGAATACAGCAGGCAGTGGGACGATGGTAAACACTGTGCATACTTCCTTTATTACATTGGGTGTTGCCATTGGTTCTTCCTTAGGCGGGATCGGGATCAGTAGTGGCTATGGGCTTGTTTCACCATTGTGGGTAGGCGCTTGTTTAGCTGTTATAGGGTTACTTTCAATCGTTCCCTATCTGCAAAAGAGCAAAGTGTAA
- a CDS encoding YqaA family protein, whose amino-acid sequence MFQNILDFLMEYGYLGMFIHSFADAVIFPVPAFFLQVPLSLVDPSQALWIATVGYIACLIGTPVGYFIGKVLGKSVLYKILKKEWIDSATVMFQKKGEVAIFIGSFTPIPFKVFTIMSGCLNFPLWKLLGYAAIGRAVKFYAVGFLFYFYGKMAENMVHDVSLYIFLTVVPLILVGLWVKKIVTKRRQLKMENEGVSNGINEKVMNE is encoded by the coding sequence ATGTTTCAGAACATTTTAGATTTCTTAATGGAATACGGCTATTTGGGAATGTTCATCCATTCTTTTGCAGACGCAGTCATCTTTCCCGTTCCTGCTTTCTTTCTTCAAGTGCCACTCAGCCTCGTTGACCCTTCGCAGGCATTGTGGATTGCAACGGTAGGCTACATCGCTTGTCTGATAGGGACACCCGTCGGTTATTTTATCGGTAAAGTACTAGGCAAATCCGTTCTGTACAAAATCCTCAAGAAGGAATGGATTGATTCTGCCACAGTGATGTTTCAAAAGAAAGGCGAAGTCGCGATCTTCATCGGTTCGTTTACACCCATTCCGTTTAAAGTTTTTACAATCATGTCGGGTTGCTTGAACTTCCCATTGTGGAAATTGCTTGGGTATGCGGCAATTGGACGGGCAGTCAAATTTTACGCAGTTGGATTTTTGTTTTATTTTTACGGCAAAATGGCGGAAAATATGGTCCATGACGTTTCTCTCTATATCTTTCTCACCGTGGTGCCGCTCATCTTGGTCGGGTTATGGGTGAAGAAAATCGTCACCAAGCGCCGTCAGCTGAAAATGGAAAACGAGGGCGTCAGCAATGGCATCAATGAGAAAGTCATGAATGAATAA